Part of the Trypanosoma brucei gambiense DAL972 chromosome 6, complete sequence genome is shown below.
GGGACGGGTAGCAAATTGTGATAGTTCGTTGTtaacaaaagagagagagagaaaaaaaaaaaagaagcgtaAACAactgaacaaaaacaacaagcgacgtaaataacaaaggaagaggaacaggaaaacaacgaaaaaacgaaagggggaaaaaaacgatCATAAGGGAAGGGCACACAGAGGCGCAACCAAAGCAAGGTTTAAGCGTCATGccggagagaaggaaaaaaaaaaaacacgcaaaataaaataaagttaaaaaaaaaaaagagacgaacAGAACtaaccaaccaaccaaacgcaaaaacaaaacaagaaagaaaacggccaaacaaacacgaaaacgtgtgtatgtgtgtgggaggggaggaggagaaaggagagggaagaagTAAGATAACATCCTTATCTACATGATGTTTATCTTCAGCGCCGTTCTCAGGTTATCCGCTACGGGAAGGCGCATGATAACCCTGCTGTACTGCGTCAGCGTTGGGCACTTCTGCTTGACGAGTGGCATCAGCAGTTTTGTTGTGGCTGCCTGTACGATGGCCATTGACACGACAAGGTCTGCCGCTGTGAGAGAGTCACCtaccaaaaaaataatatcacTTGGTGGAGCTACATTCCGTTGTGATGCAATTGTTACGGGCCGTGGGGTACCTGCACTTCCGCGTGGCGACATTACATTAACTGTACACAATGATTGCCatgggaaggaagaagcgtCGTtgcccttttctttgctgtcAGGGGGACTGTTTCCCATAATAGAGCTGGATTCATGTCGTTCCTCCGTACAACTCTTAATGTTGTATGTGTGACAACCACGGAGAGCCGTAGTGCCGCGGGGAGTAAAGGCGATATGACCTTCCTCCTCCGACAAACCTCCATCTGCTTCTTCCACACAGACACTACCGTTAAGGTGTGTGCTGCCGTTGCATGTGTGTCCTTGtagttgcttcttttttgacTTAAGTTGCTGCTCCAAATCACCGAGAGCCTCTAAGACCGCATCACACGCTCCCTGCGCTGCCGCTTGTTCCTGTCGCCTCGAGCCACGCTTCTCCGCCTCAACTATCTGAAGAACATGCGGATCAACTTCTGTCATGATGAAGGCAAGCCATTGATCTACTGCTGCCACTTCAAGTTCACTTTTACCATAAAGAGTATACGGTACAGTGTGTTCGGGTGTGGGGTAACGCAAACTGCCATGAGGACCATACGGCCGCTCCGttcgtgcaaaatgccgaaTGATGGCGTTGGTGCCGAACAAATAACCCTCATCGGACTTCAGCACTGGCGCACGCCCGAGCGGGTGGCAGTTTAGCCGATAGCTTTCCGTTGCATTTTCCACTCCATCAGTGATGGGGGCAACTTTCACTTTTGTCTGAGCGAAAGCGGCAACGAGAAGGATGCGATGGACGTTATGATCCTCAAGCGACCCAACCAATGTGAGAACCATCGCGACtgttcaccttttttttttgtatttatttatttatcttcccccctccctctacGTATAATACAAGTGCTCCCCTTcgtatgcgtgtgtgtgtagtctCTGTCTGTCTGTATgattccttttatttttttgttctctctttctctgtgtgtgtgtgtgtgtgtgtgatgttCCCTCCTTCAACCCTAAATAACTATTCTTTTACTCAATataactttcctttttttctcactgtgctctccctttctttgtgcggtgaaaggaagggataaaCTGAGAGCCGTTTCTtaattctttatttatttttttttttttgatcctTTCTTCCTAATTCTACTTCTTTGTTCTTgacctttatttatttgtttctttcctctcccttttcgtttatttttcttctttactaTTTTCAGTCTCGAACGTAACTGCTGCGGTGAAGCTTGTGAACcaaataagaagaaaaagaaaaagataatgaTAAGAACAATTGATATGCAGAAAGAATTCAAACACCAACGCCGAAATGAAGTGGGACAGGTAACAAAGCAGAAATGGCAAaacatacttttttttcttaaaaaaaaaataaggtaaGTAAgtgagaaggaaaacaaaaataatatagtGAAGATATTTCTAATTAATTAGCTCCAGCAGTTTGATGCGATAACGAaactgtttcttctttttttaaaaaaaaaagaaatttatcGCACTTGCTTTGCTGATATTGTAGTTGGATACAACAGTGTCCTCATATGCGTGTGTCAATTCTGCCATGCGATGAGCGCCTAAAGAGAACTACGCTACGAAgtgtaaatgaaaaaaaataataataataataataataataacaataataataataatgcttATAATACTTATGTAACTAAAACGGATAAGGTAATGGGAGAGAAGACGCGTTAGAGAAATAAGCATATAAGCGATTATTTGATAAGCAAAAAATTTACACGCATGTAACGTCATACAAGTAAACGCACATGCAGATACacaaagacacacacacacagaaatagagagagaaagaaagaaagagagagacaCAAAGATatgaagatatatatatatatatatatatatttatttatttatttatttatatttgtgtacaTAGTTATACATATGTaaccaaataaacaaatgtgAGTGAAAATGGTGGTTGGGAGCATAGAAGtaacagaaaatgaaaatgaagatgTGGCTGTAGCTAAAAAATTGTGTCAGTGCAGGTGCTTTCAagtgaaagcaaaataataataataataaaaaaaacaacaacgccaacaataacaacaacagcaacaacacatgATGCGGAACACATGACCATTTGcaagtgcatatatatatatatatatatatatattatttatgtttAGTTATTTATAAACTAAAATGTATGACTACTTGCACTATTGAGCAACTGCATCTTCGCTTGTGTTTGTCAGTTGCGGATGTCATTGGGAAGATACCGCGCAAACTTGAGTGAAATGAGTCCGTAAGGCAATGACGTACGCCGCTAAGAAAACAACGGCACCAAACGCAGCTTCGAATAAATTCCATCGCTCATAACCAAATGATTGTACTGGTGGAAACGcatgaaagtaaagaaatggGGCCATCcggaaagaagtgaaaataaaaataatcatacacacacgcacacaacgcattgaagaggagagagagaaagagagacgaagcaaaaaaagaaaaaaaagtaaaaagtaaagaaaaaacataagaAAACTGATTGTAGAGAAACGAAAAGGTCGGGTATCTATCGCGGGACTCGCAGGTTAAACCAAACCAAACCAAACCACACTGCGCAGACTTAAGAAAGATCTTTACGAgtccttcacttccttcttAAGTCaccaaataataacaattatcATCGTGTTTTGTGcgtacctttttttaaaaaaatatatatttgagtCATCTTGCTTTACCTCTCCTCTTTATTCCCGTTTCAGtaccttccctcccccttctttctctttcatcATCAgcattattgctattattataatatatatatatattaatggTTAATGTCatgatttccccccttcaaCTAGCTGCGATGCTTACAGATGCACCGGTAGGTGAATGCGTGACGGGCtcaataaaatatataaaaatacaacagaCGGCGCCTTTATTTTGTGTGCACTTTCGTCCGCTTCATTTTCGTTTCTAAACGCATTCAccccatttcatttcattttatttcattttcacttttcttcccttcttccaATACTTCACAAAATATCGGTTCCCCTGCCGCCCCTCGTTTCTGCTAATCCTttcaactcttttttttttaaaaaaaaaattaatttctttttcttttttcacctccTTCTGTGGAATTCGTTAACCCTTTTGCTCTGTTTTGGGTTTCCAACctgtttatttccccctctttttaatCTTCCCGCCCTCATCCTTTATCCTTCATCCTTTAttccttatatatatatatatctcctcttttgcttttgaaaATAATGTACGTTACCAACGCCAcgcttccttcccttctgttCGACTCCTCTCTCCATTAGCCAacacttccctcctttatgttacttttttcttttctgcctattttgttttatttttcgtatTCTTTTAATGTTATATTATATCgtattaaataaatatattcgtTTTTATCTccactctcttcctctttcttttcttttttaaaaaaagaaaaaatcaatTCATATTTGCGGCGGGTTCACTGGtagttttctccctttccctttttttcttctccgtTTTGCCAAATTCCGCCGCCATCACCGCATCACTTACACGTCAATTTCACACAACCGACTTATCAACATGAATAATCACCACAATCACAGAGAATAAATGACAataaatgataacaataacacttgaaaagcaaacaaacgaaacaaaacaccaacaaccaACAACCAACAACCAACAACGAAGTTAAATCAACTTCAAGAAGCGGAATAGTAACAAACTAGTAGACACACGTAAGCAGAAACAGACAAAACAGCACGCCCGATCGGCCGAACAGTtactacagaaaaaaaaaaagagggaacaaacaaacaaaaaaagggaggaagaaagaaataaataaagagaggaaaatacaaaaaaaaagcttgAAGTGAGCATCGATACACCCAACAAGTACATGACCACCTTAATTCACCCTAATCTGGCCTTTTgcgtgcacacacacacacacaacagaaTGTCAGTCCCCTCCCACCAcactactgttattattattattattattattattaccactgctgttgctgttggttgaTGTGGGCGGTGGGGCCGCTGCACCCGTGCCAGTCGTTCCCGGTGCAGCAAGGAAAGAATCGGGAATATCGCGCAGAAGATCCGACGCGTTCAGTTGATGCATTTCCTCGTTTTCTAACTTCCATGCATTTTGGTTGAAAACCTCGTACTCGTTCTGCACTACGCGCCGCATCCACTGATGCCGCGCCTTGTGGAAGCACCAACCTCGCGACACGAGCACTTTAGCGGCTACCGTTTGCAGTAAGTCCCGCGGCATGGagtaaaatatgtaaaacagagtttcatttttatatttctgcAGCATCCTGAATGTGGGCTGCCGTGGCCTGGCCTGTTTGTAGCACTCCGGAATGCGATATTCGGGAATGACAGGCACCTCTGGCCGTTCTAATGCAATACTCGCGAGTGTTGGGTGTAGAGGCCTCTGCTGAGCGACATTAATTCCGAGTGAGTTGAGTTCAAAGCCACGTGTAAGATACAGAAATGCCGCGCTGTCAGACTTTTCTGCGTTAACAGGATGTTGAATGAGGTTTGGTAGTGCGAGGAGGCCGTAAGGACCTTCCACTGCCACACGCCCACGGGGTTGCTGTTGagcctgttgttgttgttgttgctgttgctgttgctgaagttgttgttgttgttgctgctgttgctgttggagttgagcctgttgttgctgctgctgttgctgaagTTGGGCctgtgttgctgctgctgctgttgaagttgggcctgttgttgctgctgctgttgctgaagttgttgttgttgcgctACCAATGCTTGTGTGGTTACGGGGAATACCCCACGCAATGACTGATATGGGTTAGGAGCTCCTGCCTGTGCGGGGTAGGCGATGGGGATTCCTTGCGGAATGGTGCCCGGGTATCGTGTTCCCTGGTTGCTATTGTTCATgtgatattcttttttttttcttatatatttatttacttattaattttattttcttcctttccctttcgtgcCGTTTCCTCACCTCCTTCTTCGCGTTCCCactacttttccttttcctttatcctcttttttttttttgaataaaAAAACTACTGTTTCTCTTGTTGCGGTAACTTAACAAATGACATAGAATAGAAcatgcaaacaaagaaaaaaaaaagcagataaacgagacaaacacaaaccgaaaaaaggaaggagaaaaataaatggggaaaaagtaaagtaatgCGAGCCGTACACTTTACACTTTACACTCGCGACAGCACTGAACTAAATGATAGAATGAACTataaagtaataataaaaattcATGTGATGCGCGACCGATGGCTCGTCAAACCGGAGGGGTGGTGGCGTGGCTGGAAGGTACGGaaccacacacgcatatataaatataaatatatatattgatgtGCAAGTAATTGCACACTTCTTCATTTACtgtccttcctttttgtttattatttttatcattattgtttgAATTGATTTATTTCGCATCTCTCGTAATGCACCTAATGAAAGTAGCAGCTGCGTTTAATCATACCCAAGTGAATTTCTGTACAGAACcacgcacatatatacacctATCTTATTGTTGGGACTATGATAATAACAGAAGAATCTAAAGAATATAGatgaagaacaaaagaacGAAGCGGATGAATTTGGTGAAAAGCCAACGATAAAAAGCACATATACGTTTTGCGTCATAtcaaaactcaaaaaaacaaacaaacaaacaaacaaacaaacaaacaacaacaacaagagtTGCGGTGGAGGAGTAAACACTAACGTTAGGAATAACAATTGGGGATATTTcatgtttattttctcccccttcattcttttcttctttttttccccatcctTAACATTTTCATAATCGTCATTACTACCACCGTTATCAACATTATCACTAGCGATGCTTCCCGTTTCCTCTCAAGGGAGGTGATGGAAAACATAAgtgagaggagaggaggaagatgatgggaaaaaaaaggaagaaagaaagaaaaatctcTTTCTGAGACGGGACAGGACGGGAcgtaaaacacataaaaaggattaaaacaaaaacaacaaaacactcACATACGGaagcacatatatatttatatatatttatttatttacgtatttatatatatttatgtatgtatttatttatttctctcttcttactttacttttttcttttttcccttcccccccctttgcGGCTACAGTAAGAAACTGTTGAAGAGAACACCAGCTATAACAACGATAAAAAATAGTAAGATACTACTACAACAGGTTtatggaaaaataaataaatgaataaaatacgacatagtaaaaaaacaaaaacagcaacatgCGCATACAACAcataaatgaaaacaaaatatgtgaAACATTGACACTAAAATAACACATATGTGCATTACAACATTCCAAATATAACATGATGAATTGTATACGGCCTGTGCGAATAACAtttacaatatatatatatatatatatatacatatatgtaaacaaaaaaaataaacgtaAATTTTTGTGCGGCACCACTTCGAGGtattgaaaaaattaaaaaaaaaagaggttgcGGTACTTTTTTGCGTGCATATGAGGAACTGAGAGGATCATATGAACGAAATAAATATTGAagtcaaaaacaacaacaacaacaacaacaaaggaaaaaacaaacccccaaaaaaggggtggtaaaagaaaagaaaatgtaggAGAGCTCACATTAAACCAACATatcagctgctgctgcgtcCTCTTTTTCACTATAAATattaaacatatatatatatatatatatatattaaaccCTCCCGTTACATTCATGCGTTTCTAtttgttatatttattttatttatatttatgtattttttaatCTCCACACACGTGACGAAACGCATGTAAGGTTGAACCCGTGACGAAcgatataaatataaagtAAATGTGATGTACGTGGATCCGCAATCATGTTCTATGGAGGTTATTTAAAGTACTGaagcatgaaaaaaaaaacaacaacaacaccaactcTAATAATAGTTAAAGCGAATATATGACCCAACATCGCATtcattaaaagaaaaaaaaacagattcttaaataaataaacataaacaaaatCATGCAAACTAACACAAATAAGCAtataacacacaaaaaaaaacattttgcGTGCGGCACATAAAAAGGTATGGAAAAAGGCGTCATAGAaagttcgttttttttttacatttttttttaaaagatagcggagaggaggaaaggaaggccgtccacacgtacacacatGTGAATATGACTCACAtttactaaaaaaaaaaaacaaagcaaaacaaccgacaaaaatgaggagaaaacaaaacaaaacgagaaaTCTCCTTTACCATCTCCCATACACTTATCGAACAATTAATaagcccccctccccccccacacacacaaaaaaaaaaagaaacgaaacgaaatgaaatgaaaactCACAAATAGACATATTTGTGTACATCGTTGCGTtacagcagaaacaacaaaagcatcaATATCGATAACATAtgaacaacaataaaagtaatacacatatgcatacatacaacacacacacacacacacacacacacaaacgaaaaagaaaacaaaaaaaaacaactaaagaaataaaagaatgaaaggaaagaaaaaaaaagaaaagagggctgaggaatgattggattTGAATGACATTTGACGTTTGCGTGTGGGTTGTTGAGATGAATGTGCAGTTACAACATCCATGTGAAATGATGGTATGAAGGAGTCTGAACAATCATCCCAACCGCAATGGAAGCAATGCACGTTTATGTATAAGTATATAATTTTATGTCGTTTGATtgattcattcattcattttgttaattttcttcttttgttcctcttctcttctcttttcttttcatgtgtgtgtgtgtgtgtgagagagagagaggctTGCATTTAATAAACCCTTTAAACACCACCTTTTCAacacaaagcaaaacaacatatCGATTAAAAatagggcaaaaaaaaagttcaaacgacaaaataaaataacacacacacaaaaaaaaaataaaaggaggaataccgttttctttcattaTTTCTTGGCAGCCAATTGGACACATCACTTCTCGTTACGGTGGTGTAATATAAAAACAAGGGGCGAAAGGGGTTGAGAGAAAGTCATTAAAcgacaaataaacaaaacaaaaaaagagcaaaaagaaaaaaaacaaatacgaGGGGAAGAGCAACTAACAAAACAACCAAATAAAGTTAAATGGCGGTACATGAATATTGTACATACgtgcataaataaataaatatatatatatatttatatttacatacGCGCGCCAACTCCCTTCGTATTATACACTTGTATACGGCACtttaataaagaaaaagaagagtcgTCATTCCTTCATGAACCGCCATTCTGTTGGTCTAATTGAAAGGCCGGCATCTGTAATTTCCCCCATTCCATTCCCTGATACACCTTCAGAAACAAATTCGATACATTATTCGATGAGGCCGATTGAATGGTGTCCGCACTGGCGCAAGAGGCCTCACTGTTGAGGCGGGCAAAGTTCAGCATCAAACCTGAGAAAAACGGAGGAGCATTATCGGGGTTCTGCGACAAGACGCCCTCGGAATTCTCCCGTCTTGTCGTCCACTCCAGTGGCTGCTCCTTCGTGTTATTCGCACTGCACGGAGCGGGTTGATTGCTGTACCGTTGAttaatgctgttgctgtgactTTCTATTCGTTCACGCGACGCCGCGGCATCCACTGGTGAGTATAATCCCCTCAGGGCGTGAAAGTGGTGACTAGCGAGGCGTTTTGGTGTGAAGAGACTCGGGCTGCGGCCAGGTGGAACGTTAGAACCAATATATGAAGATGCTGGAGTTAGTGGATGGGGAAATGGTAATGCTGCGTCGGGTCGCTCAACTACCGGTGAAATATTTTCACCGTTGCGGCCATAATCCAGCACAGAAAGTTCCTGTACATGCTGAAGCGGGTCAAAGGCATCTGAAACGATCGTGAAATTCATGGGACTTCGTACGACACGCGGGCGGCACACTGTTGGATGTTTGTCTTTTACATTCAGGCCAAACGCTTGCGCGCCGGTTAAACGTGTCATGCGACTGTCGAGTGACTGATTATCCATTCGAGAGAAGTCCGTAAGGCAAAGCACACCTCCCTGTAACTCCGAATATGCACGTTGAAGGCTATCTCGACTATCTCTAAGCATATCCAGTGCTCCTTGATCGTTTCCCAACCCATTCCACTCGTATAGCGCGGCTGAGGACAGGCTAGGGGAgtcattttcatttccccTAAGTATCGAAACAGAGGGAGAGCTCATTTCCATATCTGCACGTGGGGGCTCGTCCAGCCGACGTTGCTGCTTGAACTCTTTTTTCATCTGATTTGCTCGTTTGAGTCCTTTCGACCTTTTGCTTCTTGGGGGAGAATTGATGTACTCTGGCGAAAGGGAAGTGGATGGtgatggcaacaacaactcaCACCCCATTTGTGGAAGTAAGTGATCCGCGCCAACAAACATCATCGCTGTCATGGAGCGCCCAGTGGAGCCCAGTGTGAGTTCGGAGATTGAGATTAATCCCGTCGCTTCAAGTTCATCGTTCGAACATTCTCTCTCATCCTCAGCATTGTCTCTGGTTGCAGCGGGCACCAATCCATTCTTCGTATTCGCAGATGCTCGTGCGGACTCTCCTTTGGCTCTGCGACCGTCACACGCACATGCACACGCGCACGTAATCG
Proteins encoded:
- a CDS encoding T. brucei spp.-specific protein; the protein is MHMYNPVEGSKKEIQSSYASSSAEGSRNDVNNNNNGNNNKSNIIDTEPGHDTMRVDSHLLQEINDSGSRCPPLVRLLRTRTVTTKKNGKRTTVSPPPQPQQDQLQEQEQETAESTLNLDDVMPTPIFDGGRDLCFSGMMLPKFTAARSIRKCRTGRTRSSTVVKRVAPKRVERCYSGCKMNHGRSNSAISIPACRKNSNRLHRCAVEVDRRYQECTNGCDCNSEAGEIYHEERKENSTCLRCHTTSSRPNTRRNSNSEILSQTPPNTSASGVSKDNCCTSVNVLNDTGGRSRRFTSELYREASTFVLVPPSTANPHGTVSFREQPITCACACACDGRRAKGESARASANTKNGLVPAATRDNAEDERECSNDELEATGLISISELTLGSTGRSMTAMMFVGADHLLPQMGCELLLPSPSTSLSPEYINSPPRSKRSKGLKRANQMKKEFKQQRRLDEPPRADMEMSSPSVSILRGNENDSPSLSSAALYEWNGLGNDQGALDMLRDSRDSLQRAYSELQGGVLCLTDFSRMDNQSLDSRMTRLTGAQAFGLNVKDKHPTVCRPRVVRSPMNFTIVSDAFDPLQHVQELSVLDYGRNGENISPVVERPDAALPFPHPLTPASSYIGSNVPPGRSPSLFTPKRLASHHFHALRGLYSPVDAAASRERIESHSNSINQRYSNQPAPCSANNTKEQPLEWTTRRENSEGVLSQNPDNAPPFFSGLMLNFARLNSEASCASADTIQSASSNNVSNLFLKVYQGMEWGKLQMPAFQLDQQNGGS